A window of Daucus carota subsp. sativus chromosome 2, DH1 v3.0, whole genome shotgun sequence genomic DNA:
acattgttgcaCCATACTGTTCCTTCCACATCAGTTTCAGATAATACCTATGCTTAATACTTAGTTTCAGAATAATACCCTGAACTCTTACCTTATGATTTCTATGATATGGCAAGCAACTTATGTGGTAATAGAGCTGCATGTGCTAAAAGtttaaaatgttggaattatatatataaggtgGATAAGAAGAGATTGTTTTATGATATATTGCCATGTTAGCATGTTGCCTAATAGGTTGCTTGTCTATTCATCAGAAAAATGTCAACCACACCAACCAACCCAGATGAGGGTAATCAGAATCAAGGTCGGGATCAAGAAGACCCTACCATGACTCAAATTCTCCGTCTTCTTCAGCTGCAAACCGCTGCTTTGAACCAGCAGCCCCAAGCACCTCGAGTCGGAAGCTTTAAAGCTTTCCAATCCCACCACCCACCTGAATTTAGGGGAACTACAGATCCAATTAAAGTGAAATCCTGGATAAAGGAGATGGAAAAAGCTTTTGCTTTGACGGAGGTTGGTGAAAATAAGAAAACGGAATATGCGAGTTTCTATCTGAAAGACGAGGCAAATTTCTGGTGGGAGTCCACCAAGACCTTAGAAGGAAATGGTGTTATTACGTGGGAAAGGTTTACAgagttatttttggaaaagtatCTACCTCAATACCTACAAGATCAGTTGGAAGTCAAGTTCTTAGAATTGAAGCAAAAAGGTATGACTGTAGCAGAATATGAGGCAAAGTTTTCAGAATTGGCAAGGTTTGTGCCAGAGTATGTGAATACGGAACACAAAAAGGCAAAACGGTTTCAACAAGGGCTTAAGTCATGGATACGTAGTCGAGTGGCCGTTTTTGAACTCCAAACATATGCTGCAGTGGTTCAGAAGGCTATGATTGTGGAAGGTGAAAGTGAGATGTCAAAAAGAGAGAATGAtagtaagaaaagaaaatttgaaggTTCTGAAGAAAGCCAAGGGCAAGCAAGTGCAAAATATAAAGGTAGATTCAGGAAGGGTTCTGACAACCCAGCCAATAAAGGATTTCAAGGATCTAAGCCCGGAAATGTCGGACAGAGTAACCGTTTCCCCGGTCAAAGTCAGCAGCAGAAAGGCAATAGACCTCCGGCCCCAGAATGTAAGACTTGTGGGAGGAAGCATTCTGGAATCTGTAATAAGCCTAACATCACTTGCTTCAAATGTAACAAGAAGGGCCATTATTCTTCAGAATGTACTAGTACTTCGGGCAAGAAGGGTGTGACATGTTTTAAGTGTGGAAAGTTGGGCCATATGGCAAGAGATTGCAAGGAACCTGTCCAACAAGCAAATGTTTTGAGGATAGCTGGATCACCACCACCGACACCTCCAGTACAACCAAGAGCCAGAACTTTTAATATGACGATGAAAGATGCTGTTCAGGACTCAGATGTGGTCGCAGGTATGCTTGTCGTGAACTCTTTAAATGCAAAAGTATTAAtcgattctggagctactaagTCTTTTATATCAAAGAACTTTGTGGATAAATTGAATTGTGCTACTCAACCGTTAGAACCCAACTTAGTTATAGAAGTGGCTAATCAGGATAAAGTATTAGTTGATAGTATTTGTCCTAGTTGTGACATAGAAATAGAAGGTTGTCATTTCTTCGCGagcttgatacctttcaagttagGAGAATTTGATATTATTCTAGGAATGGACTGGTTAGCAGACCATGATGCTCAAATCGAGTGCAAGAATAAGAAAATGAGATTAAAGTCCAAGGATAATAAGGAAGTCGTATTTCAAGGGCGAAAGCAAGAGAAAAAGTTTTTGACGATGATTCAAGCGAAAAGATTATTAAGGCAAGGATGTGAGGCCTATCTAGCTCATGTAGTCGATGTTAGTAAGGAACCAACCAAGATAGAAGAAATTCTAATTGTTAATAAGTTTCCCGATGTTTTCCCTGATGAGTAACCTGGATTGCCACCAGACCGAGAGATAGAATTCACGATTGATTTGGCACCCCGAACTGAACCTGTGTCGAAagctgttaggtccaatcagacgtagaaggggggggggttgaatacgtcgtaccaatttcttcgatttaatttaattgcggataatctttatttcagtccatgttaaatcaatcgtaaataaataactccagcaagtcagggaatattcttatattagaaataatcctcgggtgctacaaattccaacacaagtgtcggctgcagagactacaatcactctattacaaactctcgataaatacgatcttctaatttaactctcgagaatgtgtatagtgtgtgcacttacaaagtgtgtagttgttttcaaatgaaaacactaagctctatttataggctttccaacaactaaccatggttaacgagttcgtcctggacgacttgagttccacctggacggattcgttttataaaaataaaactaactccaagtgaataccaaagttgcgccaaTTATGCTGTGGTCAAACTTTGCGCCTGTGggaggtcaaacatggcgcctcaACTGTTGCTACTGTGGTTTTGTACTTGGAGAATTCTTTAAGGAAGTTGCACTAGTGAAGAGAAtgggaggcgcaacctttgacttagtcaaaggttgcgctccaatgCTGTGGTAACTTCACTGTATGGAGGACTTAGACAATTCTACAACATATCTACACTGTGATGAAGggaagcgcaggttttgactttagtcaaacctGGCGCCTCATTCCTTCAACAGTGTAGAGGGCAATGtgagcgcaggttttgacttatggtcaaaccttgcgccacatAGTGCAAGTGTATTGTCTATGACTTAGACAGAAATTACAAGCCTTCCATTTACActcatatataagtatatatatatatatagttaattgtttttatttaattacttgaatttaattgtattcaagtaattcacaattaagaatatatatatatatatatatatatatatatatatatatatgtcaattAAATCCATTGTCTTCTTCTGAACTGtttaattgacttgatcaattaatccttTGATTAAATCCACTGAattctttcgtacgtcctgacgtcctgtgcactggtctggttcacgaacgactcgaactgaaatgattctttgaatcctttgcttgataatatacttgatcagtcattccgggttagatgttgctttgATAAActtgattaaaaataatcaaattaaatatactggaatcttctggtctttgatacttgatcttcaggcaatcttgatagcagaaacatattgaactttattcttcactgaggcttgaacatgttaatgaacttcttccagtggacgggtgcttgtctcagatatcttgattgtctttgtctgttcatatcgaatctccaacctgtagattcctgtattatacttacgtattgtttcctgtcttttgttgagttatcgtaattacatttacgttacattatgctttacaatctccccctatttgattgttagagttcgacaagcaaatcctttaagaggataactcaactgacacaatgaaaaagcatactattttaaacaggaaataatactaagtacagtctggattatatcttacattttccagaaatcaaaagtaaatacaagcagccattgttcctctagcctgaactaatctctccttggtttcttggctcttgcattaatcagcttctgctcagctttcctctttgcagcttcctctactctcttctgagtaagcttgttttcaatctcttcaatccttgctgtaatggtacttagtgccacttgctccagtgtattctcaggtggaggttgctctagatttttcttcatcttctctaaagtttgcaggtgaaccatcttcttcaacttcttaaaagtgacattcatctccattccttcaattttcataatgatccttgatggatgagcacgaaccctagaagtgttgtggacagtctctacagcttttcttatttccagaagatcaatcaaatctttgagcacactcttgtcttcttttaccactgaccacttaacagctgcaactgcacgagtgattcttttggaattgagttttccaatctctgtgagtggtatagcagtgacttcagagtctttcttcttcttgaatagtacagatgtaggattgtaagtgacaacaggtgcatttggattttcaggaatttcagggttgagtggaggcagtggatatggtggttgacgattgatggctgacaagtctaagtctctcagagcagcaaagttcagacgataagcatatagcaattcagcagttagtcttcccttgctagtccttgagcacttctccctgacttgagcttccagatatttcagtatacgaggattgtatgttgacaatgcttcatcagtgagtccaatactctgaatcataccattcttgaaatacttgataactgaaggcttgtcatgaatttcaactccaatgtcagtgatccattcttccaccatatctctgaatatttcattatgctttctgccggttgagatgatcttgtttcttaccacatacagctcagttaaagaaagatctctgagaaactgacttgacacatgcttgagtccatggccttctctctgtagctcaaatgatatgttcaccatccatcctctcctgggaagaacagcaacagacacagtagaaatgatatcatttaacacctcgtgataatcatgtaaatccttgtagttgtttctgaaggagtcaaagatatcttttacttcgtcatcatcattgtcttgagtgacctctggaaaatcaaacacagatctagcagcatcccattcagctccatctttatgtaatttggcaagtctcctttcccttcgaatccgtctttggttttctaacttctcccttgctctcctttgctcagcataatccctagcaacattagcaatctcttgtggatttgcaatttcaaattcttcagcaggaaagatgtcattgtgatatgcaagttcatcagcaaagacttcagtgtctgggatttctccttcttcaagatcttcattctcagcaccaaccatcctaatcaccctgtcatccacaaactcagggatgtattcatcatgactgtaactgaattgatgtttcagagcagaatcaatcagttcttcagacacccctgataTCACTCTttttccttttgctttttctgctgctctctccccctcagttgagtaatcctctctggaaggttgagatgccagcaatttagcctccaggacagccaacctttgttccattgttgatttgatttctactaactcctcccgtagaacaagattctcagcttctagatgttgaactttgaactttagagcttcaaattctgtcacagatacagttggaatagcagattcaaTTGAAGGTTGGGTTGATGGGTTCTCACTagttcgttctgcaggtgtttctctcatttcactcaaagctagaacactcagtgggtcagagggtttctgtataacaggttctgtaagtgtttccctctcactcaaagaagttccagcagctgttgatgtacctgcaagtgaaatcttcttagcctcttctagagaggtcacagaaggtgcaatgaaggttcgtgagccttcgtcctcagtttcctcgtcagatgaatctgagtcataagaaacaagttgccaactactcgaaggtagtgagtccttagttggatcctgagttggaatctcagggtgggtagacacagggctcgaaggatgtgatccttgaattggcgaagcaccctggtttcccacaacttcctttgacggcgaatgactttgtgacaagtcctctataactggcacacttcctgaaatgaagggctcagaaacagattgccgtccaccttcgagaggtgaagagtcctttgaaggatctgggaatgttcctcccaggggggtagacaaggatgtagaatgtggcaattcatccaagtttcccccagaagcctgtgaaggcaattgaccctgaataggatcagaaacaacagtgtctgtccctgacatggacgacaaagtgttagcaaccgtcaattcttccatcgtgtgtgcaacctcactgtgcattggaatagtatttggctgaggtggtgaagaaatagacatatctgcagttgtctcaggttctattctcctttcttgactaggagacagagctgcagtttcagaaacaacctccttttgtggtgcacttaaggcactttctccctctctctcagaaataataagtggttggctgaggggtagagtagtttctgcttcaggtgtttgtgaagtggtgccttggttatgaatttgggggatttcaaattcattggcacttgtgataggtggtgaaagctgattggaatccaaaagattctgaacccaatcaggtgcactaaatgataagttgtcagaatcagaatggatacctgactgtagcagtggattgtaagtgttagagaaaagttcatcaacatccaccatcaCATCAGCTGTAGTGGTTTGAAtaggagtattcacttcatcttcagaatcagtggagttgtcttgcagtgaatcctctccttcagattgagcattgtcatctgaggatgtctgtgcatcttccactaccACTTGCTCTtccatttgagaagtttgagtctcagggatgtcagcttgatgagatgactcagggaCTTCTGCACTTTGtgtttcaggggcctcctcCTCAGGAActactggatcagcaacattctgaatatgtggtggaggcaagttctggttgtttaagaattcttgcattgcctccggaagaaccacatcctcattgtttgTGTAGTTCTGGTGATTCTCCAGcatagatatcacccttgtagtcatgaaagagcatataacattgtctatatttggatagacagctctttcagcaggagtcagcatctggtttagcacaatctggaagaacctaggatagagaagtacatttctgttcttccttaaggagtcctgaaaagctcccatgatcagatgtcccagattgattctt
This region includes:
- the LOC108226017 gene encoding uncharacterized protein LOC108226017, which produces MSTTPTNPDEGNQNQGRDQEDPTMTQILRLLQLQTAALNQQPQAPRVGSFKAFQSHHPPEFRGTTDPIKVKSWIKEMEKAFALTEVGENKKTEYASFYLKDEANFWWESTKTLEGNGVITWERFTELFLEKYLPQYLQDQLEVKFLELKQKGMTVAEYEAKFSELARFVPEYVNTEHKKAKRFQQGLKSWIRSRVAVFELQTYAAVVQKAMIVEGESEMSKRENDSKKRKFEGSEESQGQASAKYKGRFRKGSDNPANKGFQGSKPGNVGQSNRFPGQSQQQKGNRPPAPECKTCGRKHSGICNKPNITCFKCNKKGHYSSECTSTSGKKGVTCFKCGKLGHMARDCKEPVQQANVLRIAGSPPPTPPVQPRARTFNMTMKDAVQDSDVVAGMLVVNSLNAKVLIDSGATKSFISKNFVDKLNCATQPLEPNLVIEVANQDKVLVDSICPSCDIEIEGCHFFASLIPFKLGEFDIILGMDWLADHDAQIECKNKKMRLKSKDNKEVVFQGRKQEKKFLTMIQAKRLLRQGCEAYLAHVVDVSKEPTKIEEILIVNKFPDVFPDE